One window of the Fusobacterium animalis 7_1 genome contains the following:
- a CDS encoding serine dehydratase subunit alpha family protein: METKIEKVLKILEEEIVAAEGCTEPIALSYAAAKAKRILGSVPNKVDVFLSGNIIKNVKSVTIPNSEGMVGIEPAIAMGMIAGDDKKELMVISDVTHEQVEEVRNFLNKKIIKTHVYPGDIKLYIRLEISNGEDNVLLEIKHTHTNVTRILKNGKVLLSQVCNDGDFNSSLTDRRVLTVKYIYDLAKTIDIDLIKPIFEKVITCNSAIAEEGLKGKYGVNIGKMILDNIESGIYGNDIRNKAASYASAGSDARMSGCGLPVMTTSGSGNQGMTASLPIIKFAAEKKLSEEELIRGLFVSHLTTIHVKTNVGRLSAYCGAICAAAGVAAALTFLHGGSYEMVCDAITNILGNLSGVICDGAKASCAMKISSGIYSAFDATMLALHKDVLKSGDGIVGVDIEETIRNVGELAQCGMKGTDETILGIMTK; encoded by the coding sequence ATGGAAACTAAAATTGAAAAAGTTCTTAAAATTCTTGAAGAAGAAATTGTTGCAGCGGAAGGTTGTACAGAGCCAATAGCACTATCATATGCAGCTGCAAAAGCAAAAAGAATTCTAGGCTCTGTTCCCAATAAAGTTGATGTATTCTTATCAGGAAATATAATAAAAAATGTAAAAAGTGTTACTATTCCAAATAGTGAGGGTATGGTTGGGATAGAACCTGCTATTGCTATGGGTATGATAGCAGGTGATGACAAAAAAGAACTTATGGTTATAAGTGATGTTACACATGAACAAGTGGAGGAAGTAAGAAATTTTTTAAATAAAAAAATTATAAAAACTCATGTTTACCCAGGAGATATAAAATTATATATAAGATTAGAAATTTCAAATGGAGAGGACAATGTCCTTTTAGAAATAAAACATACACATACCAATGTAACTAGAATTTTAAAAAATGGTAAAGTTTTATTAAGCCAAGTTTGTAATGATGGAGATTTTAATTCATCTCTTACTGATAGAAGAGTTTTAACTGTGAAATATATCTATGACTTAGCTAAAACAATAGATATTGATTTAATAAAACCAATTTTTGAAAAAGTAATCACTTGTAATTCTGCAATAGCAGAAGAAGGTTTAAAAGGAAAATATGGAGTAAATATTGGGAAAATGATACTTGATAATATTGAAAGTGGTATATATGGAAATGATATAAGAAATAAGGCAGCTAGTTATGCTAGTGCTGGCAGTGATGCTAGAATGAGTGGCTGTGGTTTACCTGTTATGACAACAAGTGGAAGTGGAAATCAAGGTATGACAGCTTCTTTACCTATAATCAAATTTGCTGCTGAAAAAAAATTGTCAGAAGAAGAATTAATAAGAGGTTTGTTTGTTTCACATCTTACAACTATTCATGTAAAAACAAATGTTGGTAGACTTTCTGCTTATTGTGGTGCTATTTGTGCTGCTGCTGGTGTTGCTGCTGCTCTTACATTTTTACATGGTGGAAGTTATGAAATGGTTTGTGATGCTATAACTAACATTTTAGGTAATCTTTCAGGTGTTATATGTGATGGTGCTAAGGCTTCATGTGCTATGAAAATCTCTTCTGGAATTTATTCAGCTTTTGATGCAACTATGCTAGCATTACATAAAGATGTATTAAAATCTGGTGATGGAATAGTTGGTGTGGATATTGAAGAAACAATAAGAAATGTCGGTGAACTTGCTCAATGTGGAATGAAAGGTACTGATGAAACTATATTAGGAATTATGACTAAATAA
- the pdxS gene encoding pyridoxal 5'-phosphate synthase lyase subunit PdxS, with translation MDTRFNGGVIMDVTTKEQAIIAEEAGAVAVMALERIPADIRAAGGVSRMSDPKLIKEIMSAVKIPVMAKVRIGHFVEAEILQAIGIDFIDESEVLSPADSIYHVNKKNFSTPFVCGARNLGEALRRICEGAKMIRTKGEAGTGDVVQAVSHMRQIMKEINLVKALREDELYVMAKDLQVPYDLVKYVHDNGRLPVPNFSAGGVATPADAALMRRLGADGVFVGSGIFKSGNPKKRAKAIVEAVKNYNNPEIIAKVSEDLGEAMVGINENEIKIIMAERGV, from the coding sequence ATGGATACAAGATTTAATGGTGGAGTTATTATGGATGTAACAACAAAGGAACAGGCAATTATTGCCGAAGAAGCAGGAGCTGTTGCTGTTATGGCTTTGGAAAGAATACCAGCTGATATCAGAGCAGCAGGTGGAGTTTCCAGAATGAGTGATCCAAAATTAATAAAAGAAATTATGTCAGCAGTAAAAATTCCTGTAATGGCAAAAGTGAGAATAGGTCATTTTGTAGAAGCTGAAATATTACAGGCAATAGGAATTGATTTTATTGACGAATCAGAAGTTCTATCACCAGCTGACTCAATATATCATGTAAATAAGAAAAATTTTTCTACTCCTTTTGTCTGTGGGGCTAGAAATTTAGGTGAAGCATTGAGAAGAATATGTGAAGGTGCAAAGATGATTAGGACAAAAGGAGAAGCTGGAACAGGAGATGTTGTTCAAGCTGTTTCACATATGAGGCAGATTATGAAGGAGATTAATCTAGTGAAAGCATTACGTGAAGATGAACTATATGTAATGGCAAAAGACTTACAAGTTCCTTATGATTTAGTAAAATATGTTCATGATAATGGTAGATTGCCTGTACCTAATTTCTCAGCAGGTGGAGTTGCTACTCCAGCAGATGCAGCACTTATGAGAAGATTAGGAGCAGATGGAGTATTTGTAGGAAGTGGTATTTTTAAATCTGGCAATCCTAAAAAAAGAGCTAAAGCAATAGTGGAAGCTGTTAAAAATTATAATAATCCAGAAATTATTGCTAAGGTTTCAGAAGATTTAGGTGAAGCTATGGTAGGAATTAATGAAAATGAAATAAAAATTATTATGGCTGAAAGAGGGGTATAA
- a CDS encoding PLP-dependent aminotransferase family protein, translated as MIILNLINKSKIPLYIQIYAEIKKLIQSKILKANEKLPSKKDFMDYYNISQNTIQNALYLLLEEGYIFSIERKGYFVSNIENLIVHDVKIENKTQHKEKKKIHYDFSYSGVDSKSLAKTIFKRITKDVYDEENDDLIFQGHIQGDFLLRKSICEYLSQSRGFKVEAEQLIISSGTEYLFYIIFKLFNNKIYGLENPCHKMFKELFLTNNVSFISIPLDESGIIIEELKKHNVNIAYVTPSHQFPTGTIMSISRRTELLNWANENFNCYIIEDDYDSEFKYTGRPIPALKANDINDKVIYLGSFSKSISPAIRVSYLVLPKELLNIYQKKLPYFICPVPTLNQKILYRFIKDGYFVKHINKMRTLYKKKREFLVNTIKKYSSEIFNKEIYIQGADAGLHLVIKLNQKINEKEFLKECLENSLQLYSLEEYYLEETYNETSSFLLGYANLTNNEIDEGILLLLRILKKYYI; from the coding sequence ATGATTATTTTAAATTTAATTAACAAATCAAAAATTCCTTTATATATACAGATATATGCAGAAATTAAAAAATTGATTCAATCTAAAATCTTAAAGGCAAATGAAAAGCTACCATCTAAGAAAGATTTCATGGACTATTACAATATTAGTCAAAATACTATTCAAAATGCTCTTTATCTTTTATTGGAGGAAGGATATATTTTTTCCATAGAAAGAAAAGGTTATTTTGTTTCTAACATAGAAAATTTAATTGTACATGATGTTAAAATTGAAAATAAAACCCAACATAAAGAAAAAAAGAAAATTCATTATGATTTTTCCTATTCAGGAGTTGATAGTAAAAGTTTAGCAAAAACAATCTTTAAAAGAATTACTAAAGATGTTTATGATGAAGAAAATGATGATTTAATTTTTCAAGGTCATATACAAGGAGATTTTTTATTAAGAAAAAGTATTTGTGAATATCTATCGCAATCAAGAGGATTTAAGGTAGAAGCCGAACAACTCATTATTAGCTCAGGTACAGAATATTTATTTTATATAATTTTTAAACTTTTTAATAATAAAATTTATGGTTTAGAAAATCCTTGTCATAAGATGTTTAAAGAATTATTTTTAACAAACAATGTTAGTTTTATATCTATTCCCTTAGATGAATCTGGAATTATAATTGAAGAATTAAAAAAACATAATGTTAATATAGCCTATGTTACTCCTTCACATCAATTTCCAACTGGAACAATTATGAGTATTAGTAGAAGGACTGAACTTTTAAATTGGGCAAATGAAAATTTTAATTGTTATATAATTGAAGATGATTATGACAGTGAATTTAAGTACACAGGTCGTCCAATTCCAGCATTGAAAGCGAATGATATTAATGATAAAGTAATTTATTTAGGCAGCTTTTCAAAATCAATTAGTCCAGCAATTCGTGTGAGCTATTTAGTTTTACCAAAAGAACTTTTAAATATTTATCAAAAAAAACTTCCATATTTTATTTGCCCTGTTCCCACTTTAAATCAAAAAATTCTTTATAGGTTTATAAAAGATGGTTATTTTGTTAAACATATCAATAAAATGAGAACACTTTATAAAAAAAAGAGAGAATTTCTTGTAAATACAATAAAAAAGTATTCCTCTGAAATATTTAATAAAGAAATCTATATCCAAGGAGCAGATGCAGGTTTACATTTAGTGATAAAATTAAATCAAAAAATTAATGAAAAAGAATTTTTAAAAGAATGTTTAGAAAATTCTTTACAATTATATAGTTTAGAAGAATATTATTTGGAAGAAACCTATAATGAAACTTCATCTTTTCTTTTAGGATATGCTAATTTAACAAATAATGAAATAGATGAAGGAATATTATTATTGTTACGAATTTTAAAAAAATATTATATATAA
- a CDS encoding dicarboxylate/amino acid:cation symporter, producing the protein MEKEKKGDTLIIKLVLGVIIGIIIGLVSNEQVISVILPIKFFLGELIFFVVPFIIIGFIAPAITQLKANASKMLLTMLGLSYLSSVGAAFFSATAGYILIPKLHIVSNVEGLKTLPDILFKVQIPPAISVMGALVLALLMGLAVVWTNSKRTEELLMEFNNIVLTIVNKIIIPILPIFIATTFATLAYEGSITKQFPVFLKVIIIVLIGHYIWLTVLYTIAGIVSGKNPWKLLKHYGPAYMTAVGTMSSAATLPVSLQCVRKSGVLDEEITNFAIPLGATTHLCGSVLTETFFVMVVSKILYGDVPAVGTMVLFIVLLGIFAVGAPGVPGGTVLASLGLIISVLGFDETGTALMITIFALQDSFGTACNITGDGALALILNGIFKKKQAN; encoded by the coding sequence ATGGAAAAAGAAAAAAAAGGTGATACTCTGATTATTAAGTTGGTTCTTGGAGTAATAATCGGAATAATCATAGGATTGGTTTCAAATGAGCAAGTAATTTCTGTAATTTTACCAATTAAGTTTTTTTTAGGAGAATTAATATTTTTTGTTGTGCCATTTATTATAATTGGTTTTATTGCACCAGCAATAACTCAATTAAAAGCAAATGCTAGTAAAATGTTATTAACTATGTTAGGATTATCTTATTTGTCATCAGTTGGAGCTGCATTTTTTTCTGCAACTGCTGGCTATATATTGATACCAAAGTTGCATATAGTTTCTAATGTTGAAGGATTAAAAACATTGCCAGATATATTGTTTAAAGTTCAAATTCCACCAGCTATTTCAGTAATGGGAGCTTTGGTGTTAGCTTTACTTATGGGACTTGCTGTTGTGTGGACAAATTCAAAAAGAACTGAAGAACTTTTAATGGAATTTAATAATATTGTGCTAACAATAGTAAATAAAATAATAATTCCTATATTACCAATATTTATAGCAACAACTTTTGCTACCCTTGCCTATGAAGGAAGTATTACAAAACAATTCCCAGTTTTCTTAAAAGTAATTATAATTGTTTTGATTGGTCATTATATTTGGCTTACAGTTTTATATACTATTGCTGGTATTGTTTCTGGAAAAAATCCTTGGAAATTATTAAAACATTATGGTCCTGCATATATGACTGCTGTTGGTACAATGTCATCAGCTGCAACTTTACCAGTTAGTTTACAATGTGTAAGAAAATCTGGTGTGTTAGATGAAGAAATAACTAATTTTGCTATCCCGTTAGGAGCAACTACTCATCTATGTGGTTCAGTTTTGACTGAAACATTCTTTGTTATGGTAGTTTCTAAAATATTATATGGAGATGTTCCTGCTGTTGGTACGATGGTGTTATTTATAGTTTTATTAGGAATATTTGCAGTTGGAGCACCGGGAGTACCAGGAGGAACTGTTCTCGCTTCACTTGGACTTATAATTTCTGTTTTAGGTTTTGATGAAACTGGAACTGCTTTAATGATAACAATATTTGCTTTACAAGATAGCTTTGGAACTGCTTGCAATATTACAGGTGATGGAGCATTAGCACTTATTCTTAATGGAATATTTAAAAAGAAACAAGCAAATTAA
- a CDS encoding Rrf2 family transcriptional regulator yields MKIKNEVRYALQIVYYLTLHRDKDIISSNEISAEENIPRLFCLRIIKKLEKAGVVKIFRGAKGGYILTRDPKRLTFRDIIEIIDDDIVLQPCIDSSTICSTRGADCSIRHALKKIQDELLDDFDKINFYDLVENNTGLEV; encoded by the coding sequence ATGAAAATAAAAAATGAAGTTAGATATGCTTTACAAATTGTATATTATCTTACTTTACATAGAGATAAGGATATTATTTCATCAAATGAAATATCTGCAGAAGAAAATATTCCAAGATTATTCTGTTTACGTATAATCAAAAAACTTGAAAAAGCAGGAGTTGTGAAAATATTTAGAGGTGCAAAGGGAGGATATATTTTAACAAGAGACCCTAAAAGACTCACTTTTAGAGATATTATAGAAATTATAGATGATGATATAGTATTGCAACCTTGTATAGATAGTTCTACTATTTGCTCTACTAGAGGTGCAGATTGTAGTATTAGACATGCATTGAAAAAAATTCAAGATGAATTATTAGATGATTTTGATAAGATTAATTTTTATGATTTAGTAGAAAATAATACTGGTTTAGAAGTTTAA
- a CDS encoding HAD family hydrolase, with protein sequence MIAAFFDVDGTIYRNALLIEHFKKLIKYELFDDIQYRLKVEEAYNLWDTRKGNYDDYLLDLTKLYVVAIKDLPVKYNDFISDQVLLLKGNRVYTYTREMIEWHKKMKHKVFFISGSPSFLVSRMAEKMGVDDFCGSVYEIDEKAQTFSGKIIKPMWDSIHKQEAIENFIKRYNIDLSKSYAYGDTNGDFSMLSLVGNPRAINPSKELITRIKNDKNLSSKTQIIIERKNVIYKLNSNVELIEF encoded by the coding sequence ATGATAGCAGCATTTTTTGATGTGGATGGAACAATATATAGAAATGCTTTACTTATTGAACATTTTAAAAAATTAATAAAGTATGAACTTTTTGATGATATTCAATATAGGTTAAAGGTTGAAGAAGCATATAATCTTTGGGACACAAGAAAAGGGAATTATGATGATTATTTACTAGATTTAACTAAATTATATGTAGTTGCTATAAAAGATTTACCTGTAAAATACAATGATTTCATCTCTGATCAAGTTTTATTATTGAAAGGTAATAGAGTGTATACATATACAAGAGAAATGATTGAATGGCATAAAAAAATGAAACATAAAGTATTTTTTATATCTGGTAGTCCATCATTTTTAGTTTCAAGGATGGCTGAAAAGATGGGAGTTGATGATTTTTGTGGCTCTGTTTATGAAATTGATGAAAAAGCTCAAACTTTTTCTGGCAAGATAATAAAACCTATGTGGGACTCTATTCATAAACAAGAAGCAATAGAAAATTTTATAAAAAGATACAATATTGATTTATCTAAAAGTTATGCCTATGGAGATACCAATGGAGATTTTTCTATGTTATCTTTGGTAGGAAATCCAAGAGCTATAAATCCTAGTAAGGAGCTTATTACTAGAATAAAAAATGATAAAAATTTAAGTTCTAAAACACAGATTATAATTGAAAGAAAAAATGTTATTTACAAATTAAATTCAAATGTTGAATTAATTGAATTTTAA
- a CDS encoding TIGR01212 family radical SAM protein (This family includes YhcC from E. coli K-12, an uncharacterized radical SAM protein.), with protein MIRKIYTLNDFLKEKFNGKIYKVSLDGGFTCPNRDGKLSKGGCIFCSENGSGDFTSGRLKSIHTQIDEQIELVSNKYKGNKYIAYFQNFTNTYANVNYLRKIYGEALLHKNIVGLAIATRPDCLENDVLELLDELNKKTFLWIELGLQTINDEVAKYFNRAYKTKIYEEVTKKLNKLNIKFVTHIIIGLPKEKDDDYLKTAIFSQHCGTWGLKLHLMYVVKNTPLEKLYKNGNLKVHTKEEYVEKIVNILENISSEIVIHRMTGDGDRETLVAPLWSIKKIDVLNSIHKELKRRNTYQGRLYRGGLR; from the coding sequence ATGATAAGAAAAATTTATACATTAAATGATTTTTTAAAAGAAAAATTTAATGGAAAAATATATAAAGTTTCTCTTGATGGAGGCTTTACCTGTCCTAATAGAGATGGAAAACTTTCAAAAGGTGGTTGTATATTTTGTAGTGAAAACGGAAGTGGGGATTTCACTTCTGGGAGATTGAAATCTATTCATACACAAATTGATGAACAGATAGAATTAGTATCAAATAAATACAAAGGTAATAAATATATTGCTTATTTTCAAAATTTTACAAATACTTATGCAAATGTTAATTATTTAAGAAAAATTTATGGAGAAGCATTATTACATAAAAATATAGTAGGACTTGCAATAGCAACAAGACCTGATTGTTTGGAAAATGATGTTTTAGAATTATTGGATGAATTAAATAAAAAGACTTTTCTTTGGATAGAATTAGGTTTACAGACAATAAATGATGAAGTAGCTAAATATTTCAATCGTGCCTATAAAACAAAGATTTATGAAGAAGTTACTAAAAAATTAAATAAATTAAATATAAAATTTGTAACACATATAATAATTGGTTTACCAAAAGAAAAAGATGATGACTATTTAAAAACAGCTATCTTTTCGCAACATTGTGGAACTTGGGGACTAAAACTTCATTTGATGTATGTTGTAAAAAATACTCCATTAGAAAAACTCTATAAAAATGGAAATTTAAAAGTTCATACTAAGGAAGAATATGTTGAAAAGATTGTAAATATTTTAGAAAATATTTCTTCTGAGATTGTTATTCACAGGATGACAGGTGATGGAGATAGAGAAACATTGGTTGCTCCATTATGGAGTATTAAAAAGATAGATGTTTTAAATTCAATACATAAAGAATTAAAAAGAAGAAATACATATCAAGGTAGGTTATATAGAGGAGGGTTAAGATGA
- a CDS encoding endonuclease/exonuclease/phosphatase family protein: MKKGKLLSIIFALFFSLSILSLADEAYIASFNILRLGAAKKDMVQTAKILEGFDIVGLVEVINRDGVEELVDELNKQSDEKWDYHISPFGVGSSKYKEYFAYVYKKDKVKFIKSEGFYKNGKSSLLREPYGATFQIGNFDFTFVLVHTIYGNNESQRKAENYKMVDVYNYFQDRDEKENDILIAGDFNLYALDESFRPLYKHADKITYAIDSAIKTTIGVKGRANSYDNFFFSQKYSQEFTGSSGALDFSGDNPKLMREIVSDHIPVFIVVETSKDDD; encoded by the coding sequence ATGAAAAAAGGAAAATTATTATCAATTATATTTGCATTATTTTTTAGCTTATCTATTTTAAGTTTAGCAGATGAAGCATATATAGCAAGTTTTAATATTTTAAGATTAGGTGCTGCAAAAAAAGATATGGTACAAACTGCAAAAATACTAGAAGGTTTTGATATAGTTGGTTTAGTTGAAGTTATAAATAGAGATGGTGTTGAAGAATTGGTAGATGAACTTAATAAACAAAGTGATGAAAAGTGGGATTATCATATATCTCCATTTGGTGTAGGTTCATCTAAATATAAAGAATATTTTGCCTATGTATATAAAAAGGACAAGGTAAAATTTATAAAATCAGAAGGTTTCTATAAAAACGGGAAAAGCTCACTTTTAAGAGAACCTTATGGAGCAACATTTCAAATAGGAAATTTTGATTTTACTTTTGTTTTGGTTCATACAATTTATGGTAATAATGAATCACAAAGAAAAGCTGAAAATTATAAAATGGTAGATGTATATAATTATTTTCAGGATAGAGATGAAAAAGAAAATGATATTCTTATAGCAGGAGATTTTAATTTATATGCCTTAGATGAATCTTTTAGACCTCTATATAAACATGCAGATAAAATTACTTATGCAATAGATTCTGCTATAAAGACAACAATAGGAGTTAAAGGTAGAGCAAATTCTTATGACAATTTCTTTTTTAGCCAAAAATATTCTCAAGAATTTACAGGTTCAAGTGGAGCATTAGATTTTTCAGGAGATAATCCCAAACTTATGAGAGAAATTGTTTCAGACCATATTCCAGTATTTATTGTTGTTGAAACTTCTAAGGATGATGATTAA
- a CDS encoding thiamine diphosphokinase — protein sequence MKIAYLFLNGELRGDTKFYLNFIKKQKGDIYCADGGANICYELNLIPKEIYGDLDSIKDEVKKFYQEKDVEFIKFQVEKDYTDSELVLNEIQNKYDIIYCIAGLGGSIDHELTNINLLDKYSNLIFISQKEKIFKIDSNYKFNNMINTKISFIIFSDKVKGLTLKGFKYNIENLDIKKGEARCISNVIVENEANLLIKSGSLLCVIK from the coding sequence ATGAAAATTGCTTATTTATTTTTAAATGGTGAATTAAGAGGAGATACAAAATTCTACTTGAATTTTATTAAAAAACAAAAAGGAGATATTTATTGTGCTGATGGAGGGGCTAATATCTGTTATGAATTAAATTTAATACCAAAAGAAATCTATGGCGATCTAGATTCTATTAAAGATGAAGTAAAAAAATTTTATCAAGAAAAAGATGTTGAATTTATAAAATTTCAAGTTGAGAAAGATTATACTGATAGTGAATTAGTTTTAAATGAAATTCAAAATAAATATGATATTATTTATTGCATTGCAGGTTTAGGTGGAAGTATAGACCACGAACTTACAAATATAAATTTATTAGATAAATATTCAAATTTGATTTTTATTTCTCAAAAAGAAAAAATTTTTAAAATTGATAGTAATTATAAATTTAATAATATGATAAATACAAAAATATCTTTTATTATATTTTCAGATAAGGTGAAAGGCTTAACCTTAAAAGGTTTTAAATATAATATTGAAAACTTAGATATAAAAAAAGGAGAGGCTAGATGTATAAGTAATGTTATTGTTGAAAATGAAGCTAATCTTTTAATAAAATCAGGTTCTCTTTTATGTGTAATAAAATAA
- a CDS encoding thioesterase family protein — MLEVGMKLEVEKVVTENDTAAKAASGSVEVLATPIMIAWMEGASLNLVQKELENGLTTVGTEVNIKHLKGTLVGKTVKIISVLKEIDRKKLVFDVEVLEDGIVVGTGTHTRFIIDPIKFYEKLKNTK, encoded by the coding sequence ATGTTAGAAGTTGGAATGAAATTAGAAGTTGAAAAAGTTGTAACTGAAAATGATACTGCTGCAAAAGCTGCCTCAGGGTCTGTTGAAGTTTTAGCTACTCCTATTATGATAGCTTGGATGGAAGGAGCTTCTTTAAATTTGGTACAAAAAGAATTAGAAAATGGATTAACAACTGTTGGAACAGAAGTTAATATCAAACATTTAAAAGGAACTTTGGTTGGAAAAACTGTTAAAATAATTTCTGTTTTAAAAGAAATAGATAGAAAAAAACTTGTATTTGATGTAGAAGTTTTAGAAGATGGAATTGTTGTTGGAACTGGAACTCATACAAGATTTATTATTGATCCAATAAAATTTTATGAAAAATTAAAAAATACAAAATAA
- the nagB gene encoding glucosamine-6-phosphate deaminase, which yields MRFIVTDNKRAGDWGAVYIAKKIKEFNPSPEKKFVLGLPTGSTPLQMYKRLIQFNKEGIISFKNVITFNMDEYVGLPETHPQSYHYYMYNNFFNHIDIDKENINILNGMTKKYEEECKRYEEKILEVGGIDLFLGGVGVDGHIAFNEPGSSFKSRTREKQLTEDTIIANSRFFNNDITKVPQSALTVGVATIMNAKEVLIMVEGNNKARALHMGIEEGINHMWTISALQLHEKAIIVADEDACAELKVATYKYYKDIEKKNYNVDKLIENLYKK from the coding sequence ATGAGATTTATTGTAACTGATAATAAAAGAGCTGGTGATTGGGGAGCTGTTTATATTGCTAAGAAAATTAAAGAATTTAATCCCAGTCCAGAGAAAAAATTTGTATTAGGTTTACCAACTGGTAGTACACCACTTCAAATGTATAAAAGATTGATACAATTCAATAAAGAAGGAATTATTAGCTTTAAAAATGTGATTACATTTAATATGGATGAATATGTTGGACTTCCTGAAACTCACCCACAAAGTTATCATTATTATATGTATAATAATTTTTTTAATCATATTGATATAGATAAGGAAAATATCAATATTTTAAATGGTATGACTAAAAAATATGAAGAAGAATGTAAAAGATATGAAGAAAAAATTTTAGAAGTTGGAGGAATAGATTTATTTTTAGGTGGAGTTGGAGTTGATGGTCATATTGCATTTAATGAGCCTGGTTCATCTTTTAAATCAAGAACAAGAGAAAAACAATTAACAGAAGATACAATCATTGCTAATTCAAGATTTTTTAATAATGACATTACAAAAGTTCCTCAATCTGCTTTAACTGTTGGAGTGGCTACAATTATGAATGCAAAAGAAGTTTTAATAATGGTTGAAGGAAATAACAAGGCAAGAGCATTGCATATGGGAATTGAAGAAGGAATAAATCATATGTGGACCATATCAGCCTTACAGTTACATGAAAAAGCTATTATTGTTGCTGATGAAGATGCTTGTGCAGAACTTAAAGTTGCAACCTACAAATATTATAAAGATATTGAAAAGAAAAATTATAATGTAGATAAGTTAATTGAAAACTTATATAAAAAATAA
- a CDS encoding DUF6612 family protein: protein MKNSLKKLLFVVLTVFSVIFIGACGKSKIDKKEVIEKFIAASESMKSGDMLINLKMTQNQNGNKNTMNMTTNASLILEPLAMKMEMEVPAQNIKMNSFIKDNVMYIQNPADNQWYKQALSDEMSSQFKGYMNSDDTYNAMRDNLDKIDIDEKDGNYIISISKDSEFLKEAMKKQLANSNAAGGQIGNDVKIENIAVKYIVDKNTYLASSSTVSFDFEMQGMKISMEMDAKMSNINNVTDIVIPEEALNAKEIPHQ, encoded by the coding sequence ATGAAAAATTCGTTAAAAAAATTGTTGTTTGTTGTATTAACTGTGTTTTCTGTAATTTTTATAGGTGCTTGTGGAAAAAGTAAAATTGATAAAAAAGAAGTTATAGAAAAGTTTATTGCTGCATCTGAAAGTATGAAGAGTGGAGATATGCTTATAAATCTAAAAATGACTCAAAATCAAAATGGCAATAAAAATACTATGAATATGACAACTAATGCATCTTTAATTTTAGAACCTCTTGCAATGAAAATGGAAATGGAAGTGCCTGCTCAAAATATAAAAATGAATTCTTTTATAAAAGATAATGTTATGTATATTCAAAATCCAGCAGATAATCAATGGTATAAACAAGCTCTTAGTGATGAAATGTCTAGCCAATTTAAAGGATATATGAATTCTGATGATACTTATAACGCTATGAGAGATAATTTAGATAAAATTGATATTGATGAAAAAGATGGTAATTATATAATTTCAATTTCAAAAGATTCTGAATTCTTAAAAGAAGCTATGAAAAAACAACTTGCAAATTCAAATGCAGCTGGAGGTCAAATAGGAAATGATGTTAAGATTGAAAATATAGCTGTAAAATATATAGTTGATAAAAATACATATTTAGCATCTTCTTCAACTGTATCTTTTGATTTTGAAATGCAAGGTATGAAAATATCTATGGAAATGGATGCAAAAATGTCTAATATAAATAATGTTACAGATATTGTTATTCCAGAAGAAGCATTGAATGCAAAAGAAATCCCACACCAATAA